A genome region from Streptomyces antimycoticus includes the following:
- a CDS encoding Gfo/Idh/MocA family protein yields MVSTLGVAVVGFGWMGRVHTQAYVRLPHHFPQLPVRPELVTVADEVPGRAEEAAGRYGFATAVRDWQEVAADPRIQAVSIAAPNFLHREIGIAMARAGKHIWIEKPVGLTADDARAVAAAVAEAGVQGAVGFNYRNAPAVQTARAMIAAGEIGTVTHARVRLFSDYAAHPEGALTWRYERARGGSGVLGDLASHGVDLARFLLGEIDTLTADTAVFVPERARPTGATAGHTRATGGELGPVENEDYVSCLLRFASGARGVLEACRVSVGEQNTYGFEIHGTKGAVFWDFRRMGELGVSHGTAYQDQPVSTVYIGPGHGEYAAFQPGAANSMGYDDLKVIEAYQFVRSIAEGTAYGATLDDAVHSATVLDAMARSAERGTWVNPG; encoded by the coding sequence ATGGTGAGTACGCTCGGGGTCGCCGTCGTGGGATTCGGCTGGATGGGACGGGTGCACACCCAGGCGTACGTCCGGCTGCCGCACCACTTCCCGCAGCTGCCCGTACGGCCCGAACTGGTCACCGTCGCCGACGAGGTGCCCGGACGGGCCGAGGAGGCCGCCGGGCGGTATGGCTTCGCCACCGCCGTCCGGGACTGGCAGGAGGTCGCCGCCGACCCCCGGATCCAGGCCGTGAGCATCGCCGCGCCGAACTTTCTGCACCGCGAGATCGGCATCGCCATGGCCCGGGCGGGCAAGCACATCTGGATCGAGAAGCCGGTCGGGCTCACCGCCGACGACGCCCGCGCGGTCGCCGCCGCCGTGGCCGAGGCCGGGGTCCAGGGCGCGGTCGGTTTCAACTACCGCAACGCGCCCGCCGTCCAGACCGCACGCGCCATGATCGCCGCCGGGGAGATCGGCACCGTCACCCATGCCCGCGTCCGCCTCTTCAGCGACTACGCCGCCCACCCCGAGGGTGCCCTGACCTGGCGGTACGAACGTGCGCGTGGCGGCAGCGGAGTGCTGGGCGACCTCGCCTCGCACGGGGTGGACCTGGCCCGTTTCCTGCTCGGCGAGATCGACACCCTGACCGCCGACACCGCCGTGTTCGTGCCCGAGCGGGCCCGCCCCACCGGCGCCACCGCCGGCCACACCCGGGCCACCGGCGGCGAGCTGGGCCCGGTGGAGAACGAGGACTACGTCTCCTGTCTGCTGCGCTTCGCCTCCGGCGCCCGCGGGGTGCTGGAGGCGTGCCGGGTCTCGGTCGGCGAGCAGAACACCTACGGCTTCGAGATCCACGGCACCAAGGGCGCGGTCTTCTGGGACTTCCGGCGCATGGGCGAACTCGGCGTCAGCCACGGCACGGCCTATCAGGACCAGCCCGTCTCCACCGTGTACATCGGCCCCGGGCACGGCGAGTACGCCGCCTTCCAGCCCGGCGCGGCCAACAGCATGGGCTATGACGATCTGAAGGTGATCGAGGCGTACCAGTTCGTGCGCTCCATCGCCGAGGGCACCGCCTACGGCGCCACTTTGGACGACGCCGTGCACAGCGCCACCGTGCTGGACGCCATGGCCCGCTCCGCCGAGCGGGGCACCTGGGTGAACCCCGGCTGA
- a CDS encoding LacI family DNA-binding transcriptional regulator, whose protein sequence is MTNEPNVGTEARRPRQDRGTASPSDSSAPTLRDVGARAGVSTMTASRALRGDASVAPDTRQRVLAAASDLKYRRNELARNLRTGGASGMVGLVVPNLANPFYSELALGVETALAQRGTKVVLSNTGGDARREREVVEDLVARRMDGIIVVPTGGDQSHLDPARLQDTPVVLAALPAHEIAVDCVLLDDFGGASEATASLIADGHRRIAFLGPPAVWTISERLRGFRSALNKAGIQPDERLIRWQQRDVASAARVAEQVLTLPDPPTAFFCANSRNTLGVCRAVQRLGSDAIVCGFDDFELADMLGISLRLVTYRTEVMGERAASLLMDRVDEVRAGAGERKPLRQSTIPTALTRYTPLARRAT, encoded by the coding sequence ATGACGAACGAACCGAACGTCGGCACCGAGGCCCGGCGGCCCCGCCAGGACCGCGGCACCGCCTCCCCGTCCGACTCGAGCGCGCCGACCCTGCGCGACGTGGGAGCGCGCGCCGGGGTGAGCACCATGACGGCGTCCCGCGCACTGCGCGGCGACGCGAGCGTGGCGCCCGACACCAGACAACGGGTGCTGGCCGCGGCGTCCGACCTGAAGTACCGCCGCAACGAGCTGGCCCGCAACCTGCGCACCGGCGGGGCCAGCGGCATGGTCGGCCTCGTCGTTCCCAATCTCGCCAACCCCTTCTACTCCGAACTGGCCCTGGGGGTGGAGACCGCCCTGGCCCAGCGCGGCACCAAGGTCGTGCTCAGCAACACCGGCGGCGACGCCCGCCGGGAGCGGGAAGTCGTCGAGGACCTCGTGGCCCGCCGCATGGACGGCATCATCGTCGTCCCCACGGGCGGCGACCAGTCGCATCTCGACCCAGCCCGGCTCCAGGACACCCCGGTCGTCCTGGCGGCTCTGCCCGCCCACGAGATCGCCGTGGACTGCGTACTCCTCGACGACTTCGGCGGCGCCAGTGAGGCGACCGCGAGCCTGATCGCGGACGGACACCGCCGCATCGCCTTCCTCGGCCCACCCGCCGTGTGGACGATCTCGGAGCGCCTGCGCGGATTCCGGTCCGCGCTGAACAAGGCGGGCATCCAGCCGGACGAGCGGCTCATCCGCTGGCAACAGCGGGACGTGGCCTCCGCCGCGAGGGTCGCCGAGCAGGTGCTGACCCTGCCCGACCCGCCCACCGCGTTCTTCTGCGCCAACAGCCGCAACACGCTGGGCGTCTGCCGCGCCGTCCAGCGTCTGGGCTCCGATGCCATCGTCTGCGGCTTCGACGACTTCGAACTCGCCGACATGCTCGGCATATCGCTACGACTGGTGACCTACCGCACCGAGGTCATGGGCGAGCGGGCCGCCTCACTGCTGATGGACCGCGTGGACGAGGTGCGGGCCGGCGCCGGCGAACGCAAGCCGCTCCGGCAGTCGACCATCCCGACAGCCCTCACCCGGTACACGCCGCTCGCCCGGCGAGCGACCTGA
- a CDS encoding class I mannose-6-phosphate isomerase: protein MNNPQPRPYDSAPRYPAVGGAVESGWTAIADALPATPAILAIDGPAILDWAALLRALGDALDQRGIPVTGLDIGEHMAPWQDVVRHTSSSALTDDPDFEKLADGSLRGLFAALPRVERPAHGITVVHGPGASLVPHDLLWYADLPKRYAEAAVAAGRGRNLGQRDGDGPATTKRLFYIDWPLLDRHRETLLDRVDRWLDCRDLTAPASLDGVVLRRTTEALAARPFRTRPTFNTTPWGGHWGQRELGFNPDAPNTALGYELIAPESGVLLGDEHGDIEFPFQSIVSRHPAEIMGPRVHEEFGTSFPIRFDYLDTVGGGNLSVHCHPQDDYMREVFGWPYTQHETYYMMVAGEGGEVFLGLRDDADVDAFSEHAHQAHHHEESFAVEKYVQTFPAEPHQLYVIPAGTPHASGEGNVVLEVSATPYLYSLRFYDWLRRDKAGRQRPVHLGHAFRNLGTQRTGEAVRDELVPAPVPLREGPGWREETLGTLPEMFFEVRRICMDGDRPAHDDTEGRFHILNVVEGTGVHLTTALGHEHTLAYAETLVVPASVGAYELRPMGTGPVRVVKSLVR, encoded by the coding sequence GTGAACAACCCGCAACCCCGGCCCTACGACTCCGCCCCCCGCTACCCTGCGGTGGGCGGTGCGGTCGAGTCCGGGTGGACGGCCATCGCCGACGCGCTGCCCGCCACTCCCGCGATCCTCGCCATCGACGGTCCCGCGATCCTCGACTGGGCCGCACTCTTGCGCGCGCTCGGAGACGCCCTCGACCAGCGCGGCATACCGGTGACCGGCCTGGACATCGGCGAGCACATGGCACCCTGGCAGGACGTGGTGCGGCACACGAGCTCCTCGGCCCTCACCGACGATCCCGACTTCGAGAAGCTGGCCGACGGCTCGCTCCGCGGCCTCTTCGCCGCGCTGCCGCGGGTCGAACGGCCCGCACACGGCATCACGGTCGTCCACGGCCCCGGCGCCTCGCTCGTGCCGCATGACCTGCTCTGGTACGCCGATCTGCCCAAGCGCTACGCGGAGGCCGCCGTCGCCGCCGGCCGTGGGCGCAACCTCGGCCAGCGCGACGGCGACGGACCGGCCACCACCAAGCGGCTCTTCTACATCGACTGGCCGCTCCTCGACCGGCACCGCGAAACGCTCCTCGACCGGGTGGACCGCTGGCTGGACTGCCGCGACCTGACGGCACCCGCCTCACTCGACGGCGTCGTGCTGCGCCGGACCACCGAGGCACTGGCCGCCCGGCCCTTCCGCACCCGCCCGACCTTCAACACCACGCCCTGGGGCGGCCACTGGGGGCAGCGCGAGCTCGGATTCAACCCCGACGCGCCCAACACCGCCCTGGGCTACGAGCTGATCGCGCCCGAGAGCGGAGTCCTCCTCGGAGACGAGCACGGCGACATAGAATTCCCATTTCAGTCGATCGTCAGCCGGCACCCCGCGGAGATCATGGGCCCACGGGTCCACGAGGAGTTCGGCACCTCGTTCCCGATCCGGTTCGACTACCTCGACACGGTCGGCGGCGGCAACCTCTCCGTGCACTGCCACCCTCAGGACGACTACATGCGCGAGGTGTTCGGCTGGCCGTACACCCAGCACGAGACGTACTACATGATGGTCGCCGGCGAGGGCGGCGAGGTCTTCCTCGGGCTGCGCGACGACGCGGACGTGGACGCCTTCAGCGAGCACGCGCACCAGGCGCACCACCACGAGGAGTCCTTCGCCGTCGAGAAGTACGTCCAGACCTTCCCCGCCGAGCCGCACCAGCTCTACGTCATACCCGCCGGCACACCGCACGCCAGCGGCGAGGGCAACGTCGTCCTCGAAGTGAGCGCCACTCCGTACCTGTACTCGCTGCGCTTCTACGACTGGCTGCGCCGTGACAAGGCTGGACGGCAGCGGCCGGTCCACCTGGGCCACGCGTTCCGCAACCTGGGTACCCAACGCACCGGCGAGGCCGTCCGCGACGAGCTGGTCCCCGCACCGGTGCCGCTGCGCGAGGGACCGGGCTGGCGTGAGGAGACGCTGGGTACGCTTCCCGAGATGTTCTTCGAGGTGCGGCGGATCTGCATGGACGGGGACCGGCCTGCCCACGATGACACCGAAGGTCGCTTCCACATCCTCAACGTCGTCGAGGGCACCGGCGTCCACCTGACCACCGCGCTCGGGCACGAGCACACCCTCGCCTACGCCGAGACGCTGGTCGTCCCCGCCTCCGTCGGCGCCTACGAACTGCGCCCGATGGGCACCGGACCGGTCCGCGTCGTGAAGTCCCTGGTGCGATGA
- a CDS encoding ROK family protein, translated as MSPGRSAAHRRTGERRPAEAARAVTACPGHESAVPVLEIGGSHVTAALVEQPSGRVCGGVRREPLVGDAAAEEILATLIRSANGLGVADDRPWAVALPGPFDYDAGVALFDGVGKFDALRGVDVGRALRDGIAAGPSLIRFLNDAHAFALGEWAAGSAAGHDRVVALTLGTGVGSAFLDAGTPVTSGPRVPPDGHAYRLTVSGRPLEDTVSRRAILRRYAEVAGEARAAGLDVADIAARARAHDPVARAVLDAVFTALGRAVGPWVKRFAATVVTVGGSMAQSWDLIGPPLRVGVTASVPDGAPEAIVRPARHLHDAALIGAARYVAVCDPRLPGGNEHPPGESGR; from the coding sequence ATGAGTCCGGGCCGGTCCGCGGCGCACCGCCGTACGGGAGAGCGGAGACCCGCCGAGGCCGCGCGGGCGGTCACCGCATGCCCCGGGCACGAGTCCGCGGTCCCCGTCCTCGAGATCGGTGGCAGCCATGTGACCGCGGCGCTCGTCGAGCAGCCGTCGGGGAGGGTGTGCGGCGGCGTCCGGCGCGAGCCGCTCGTCGGCGACGCGGCTGCCGAGGAGATACTCGCCACCCTGATCCGCAGCGCGAACGGCCTCGGGGTGGCCGACGACCGGCCTTGGGCGGTCGCCCTCCCCGGCCCCTTCGACTACGACGCCGGGGTCGCGCTCTTCGACGGTGTGGGCAAGTTCGACGCGCTCCGCGGGGTCGACGTCGGCCGCGCCCTGCGCGACGGCATCGCCGCCGGCCCGTCCCTGATCCGCTTCCTCAACGACGCGCACGCCTTCGCCCTCGGCGAGTGGGCGGCCGGATCCGCGGCCGGTCACGACCGCGTCGTCGCGCTCACCCTCGGGACCGGTGTCGGCTCGGCGTTTCTCGACGCCGGGACACCGGTCACCAGCGGACCACGCGTGCCGCCGGACGGCCACGCCTACCGGCTGACGGTGTCCGGCCGCCCTCTGGAGGACACCGTCTCGCGCCGCGCGATCCTGCGGCGGTACGCGGAGGTTGCGGGAGAGGCGCGCGCCGCGGGCCTCGACGTGGCGGACATCGCGGCACGTGCCCGAGCGCACGACCCTGTCGCGCGGGCCGTCCTCGACGCGGTGTTCACGGCCCTGGGCCGCGCGGTGGGGCCGTGGGTGAAACGCTTCGCGGCCACCGTGGTGACCGTCGGGGGTTCCATGGCCCAGTCCTGGGATCTGATCGGGCCGCCCCTGCGCGTGGGCGTGACGGCGTCCGTGCCGGACGGCGCCCCGGAGGCGATCGTGAGGCCCGCGCGGCACCTGCATGACGCTGCGCTCATCGGCGCCGCCCGCTATGTTGCCGTATGCGATCCCCGCCTCCCCGGCGGAAACGAGCACCCCCCTGGCGAGAGTGGCAGATGA
- a CDS encoding alpha/beta hydrolase, protein MRYPLDPELTAALAIPPTVDLGDPAAARAEEARRLAASPEPDTTGVTVYDVTVPRPDGRSHLTLRVYTPSGPRRPLPALYDIHGGGFVLGSIEATHARSIRLCRELGTVVVAVAYRLAPEHPYPAPLQDCYAGLAWLAAHAADLGIDATRIAVHGQSAGGGLAAAVALLARDRGGPAICFQYLGVPAVDDRLSSDSMRQFVDTPAWDRPSARLSWSCYLGTGIPGTDDVSPYAAPARATDLSDLPPAYITAMQFDPLRDEGIAYALALQAAGVSVELHLFPGTFHGSVGVPAAEVSRRELAEETAVLRRALWPCRGT, encoded by the coding sequence ATGCGTTACCCACTCGACCCAGAACTGACCGCGGCCCTGGCGATCCCGCCGACCGTCGACCTCGGCGACCCGGCGGCGGCGCGAGCCGAGGAGGCCAGGCGGCTGGCCGCGTCGCCGGAACCCGACACGACCGGCGTCACCGTGTATGACGTGACGGTGCCCCGCCCCGACGGCCGGTCCCATCTCACCCTCCGCGTCTACACCCCGAGCGGACCCCGGCGCCCGCTCCCCGCCCTCTACGACATCCACGGGGGAGGGTTCGTACTGGGATCGATCGAGGCCACCCATGCCCGTAGCATCCGCCTCTGCCGTGAACTCGGCACCGTCGTCGTCGCGGTGGCCTACCGGCTCGCGCCTGAGCATCCCTACCCCGCGCCGTTGCAGGACTGCTACGCGGGGCTGGCGTGGCTCGCCGCCCACGCGGCGGACCTGGGCATCGACGCGACGAGGATCGCCGTGCACGGCCAGTCCGCGGGCGGCGGTCTCGCGGCGGCGGTCGCACTGCTGGCGCGGGACCGTGGCGGACCGGCGATCTGCTTCCAGTACCTCGGCGTCCCCGCCGTCGACGACCGGCTGTCCAGCGATAGCATGCGGCAGTTCGTGGACACGCCCGCCTGGGACCGGCCCAGCGCACGGCTCAGCTGGTCCTGCTATCTCGGCACCGGAATACCCGGCACCGACGACGTGTCCCCCTATGCCGCCCCGGCCCGCGCCACAGACCTGAGCGACCTGCCGCCCGCGTACATCACCGCCATGCAGTTCGATCCGCTGCGCGACGAGGGAATCGCCTACGCGCTCGCACTCCAGGCGGCAGGGGTCAGCGTGGAACTCCACCTCTTTCCCGGCACGTTCCACGGGTCGGTGGGCGTCCCGGCCGCCGAGGTGTCCCGGCGCGAACTGGCCGAGGAGACAGCGGTCCTCCGCCGCGCCCTGTGGCCGTGCCGAGGAACGTGA
- a CDS encoding LacI family DNA-binding transcriptional regulator translates to MRPPTIRDVAERAGVSKSLVSLVLRGSEQVRPEKRQAVLAAVEELGYRPNAAARSLSERRTRTVGVLLNDLRNPWFVELLDGLNSQLYASGLRTLLADGRLNRRLGEDLTHTFTELRVDGLIAVGTLPDPAAVRTAAARVPTVVAGTREPVLPAVDIVAGDDELGARLATEHLIGLGHRRIAHIAGQGVVGELRRRGFETVMREHGLSGAAAVEQGDLTEEGGYRATVRLLGAPHRPTAVFAFNDMAGVGALSAAEELGLRVPDDLSLVGYDNTYLARLRHLWLTTVDNANHDIGRRAARRLLDRIADPARPGEVALTAPALEVRGTTAPPRSAD, encoded by the coding sequence ATGAGACCACCGACGATCCGCGATGTCGCCGAACGGGCCGGAGTGTCGAAGTCGCTGGTCTCCCTGGTGCTGCGCGGCTCCGAGCAGGTGCGCCCGGAGAAGCGGCAGGCCGTCCTGGCCGCCGTCGAGGAGCTCGGGTACCGGCCCAACGCCGCCGCGCGCAGCCTCAGCGAGCGGCGCACCCGGACCGTCGGGGTGCTCCTCAACGACCTGCGCAACCCCTGGTTCGTGGAGCTGCTCGACGGCCTCAACTCCCAGCTGTACGCGAGCGGTCTGCGGACACTGCTGGCCGACGGCCGGCTCAACCGGCGGCTCGGCGAGGACCTCACCCACACCTTCACCGAGCTGCGGGTCGACGGCCTGATCGCGGTCGGCACGCTCCCGGACCCGGCGGCGGTGCGCACGGCGGCCGCGCGGGTGCCCACGGTGGTCGCGGGCACCCGCGAGCCCGTGCTGCCCGCCGTGGACATCGTCGCGGGCGACGACGAACTGGGCGCCCGCCTCGCCACCGAGCACCTCATCGGCCTCGGCCACCGGCGCATCGCCCATATCGCCGGACAGGGAGTGGTGGGCGAGCTGCGCCGCCGTGGCTTCGAGACGGTCATGCGCGAGCACGGCCTGTCCGGGGCGGCGGCCGTGGAGCAGGGCGATCTGACCGAGGAGGGCGGCTACCGGGCCACGGTCCGGCTGCTGGGCGCGCCGCACCGGCCCACCGCCGTCTTCGCGTTCAACGACATGGCGGGGGTCGGCGCCCTGTCGGCCGCCGAGGAGCTCGGCCTGCGGGTGCCGGACGACCTCTCCCTCGTCGGCTACGACAACACCTATCTCGCGCGGCTGCGCCACCTGTGGCTCACCACCGTGGACAACGCGAACCACGACATCGGCCGTCGCGCCGCACGCCGCCTGCTCGACCGGATCGCCGACCCCGCCCGTCCCGGCGAGGTCGCCCTCACCGCTCCGGCCCTCGAGGTCCGCGGTACGACCGCGCCGCCGCGATCGGCTGACTGA